CTTGAAATACAGGCTAGGAAGTACTAGGAACTTTGTTGGGAGAATTTTTCTATCAAAGAGACAGGCTCTTAAATCATAAAGTAGACATGAGCATAAGAAAGCAGTCCTCACCTGGCTCAGACATAGAGTCCCCTGAGTTGTCATCACCATCCTCATCCTCCTCACTGCCTTGGTCACTGTCAAACCCCTCATCGTGGTCTGAGTCCATGTCCTCCTCCTTTGGTTCATACACATCTCCGGCAGTGCCGCTCTCCCCGGCAAACATGGAGTAGTTGTGCTCTTCCGTCTTCACACTCTGCAGTTCAGGCTTGCTCTGGGGGGTCGTTTCTGGACCCTCAAGGAAGTTCTTGACCTCCTCCCATTTTCGTTCCACCTCCACGGTGCTGCTCGTGGTGGCAATGGCCGCGGCAGGCATGACCTTATTTGGGTCAACAACAGCCTGGATTCTTGGGGCCACACAGGTGAGGCTTCGCTTGATCAGCAGCTGCTGGAGCTGTGAGCAATTTGTTTGGTCTGGCATGCAGGGCTGCATGTCAGCATCAGATGGCAGGGTTTGTGGTCTGGAAATGGTGTGAGAGGTGGGAGCTGGGGAGACCCCTGGCGCACTGGCATGGAACTGCACCTGAAAGGTGCCTGCAAAGTCCTGATCCGTGTTGTTCGCCACTCTGGTGGTTGACTGCTTTGCAGCCGGTGTGGTCTGCAAGGATGATGGGCGACTGGGACCAGTGGTCATCGGAGATGGCTTTTTTTCACGCTTCACACTTGTTTGTCCCAAGAATTCTTGGAGATCAGGGTGAATCAAGGACTCGAAGATGGACTGGGAGTCCTCTGAGTTCAGCTCTGCAAGTGTGGGCGTGTGGGAGATGTCGATCTTATCCTGGTACGGGCTGGATGTGTCGTCGATTCCGAAGAAGTCTGACTCGTGGCTACCCCAGAGGCCATCTGATTTCTCACACTTGAAGGAGGAGAGCAGATCACTGTCCAAGGTGGTGCTGGTGGCAGATGTCAGGTCATCACTTCCCCAGTTCTTCCCGTTACTGTAGTCCAGCTTGTCCTTCAGACTCATCACCCAACATGGTTGCTCCTCGGTGTCGTACATGGCGCATGGCGGGCTGCTGGCGTACAGCTCTGGGTGGAGCGTTTGGTCCACGGGACTGAACGACATGCCGCACTCACTGAATGGGTCGGCGTAGGAAGCCTCCATACTGCTGATGCTCGGCTGCAATGACACATCCCAACTGAGTTAGCATCTGACGCTGCCACACAGATTCTACATGAGTGATATATACTCTGATaatgtcatgttttttatttaaaaaaaaacttattataATAAGACAAAAAGATAATTATGGTGTGCAGCAATTTCTGCACCCTGGGGACGTCCTCCACTCATGAAAATATGAGGATATGTTACAGCTTTTCTGCAACTATAAGCATGATACTGCTGATTTCTTTTATTTAATTTTAACATTTGCATCTGAGATATTGTCTCTTTTGGGCCTTATCCTTGGGCCTTATTAGATCCCTGTCAAGTTACAAGCTGTCAAGTTGTGAACTGAAAATTACTTGCCCTCCTCTTTCCCACCTATCAATTCAAGAAGCCATAAACTAGTCCACATGTAAGTGTGAATCAGCAGTTAGAGTGTAGGTACAAAGAGCAGTCAGACcaataaatacaaaaaacaGAGGGCAGTTCAGGTCATTTGAACAATaatgaaaatgatatatttattttttatttatttatttgtttgattcaGGCCCATGGCCCATAAAAACAGTCACAGAACAGAGGTTAAAAAGACTACGCTTACAACTAATTAACTATTATTTACATAGTGTCGCCAGAATGTGCTAAAGCGAAAGCCGTCCGAGTGGACAAGCACTCGGATGATGTCATTGTCAGACGACAGCAAGCGCATATAAATGGTTGATTGTTTGTGTTGGTGATGGAAAGCTGGCCATGGACTTCATGAACAAACATCTTAGACCAATCTAAAGCTGGAACTTTTGGccaatgggtgaaaaaaacagaGCATGACCTTTATGCAAACAACATGCTTTTCTCTCACAAGAAAATTTTTCCTGCTGACTTGAACCAATTTTGTGGAAGGATGCACATTTGACAGTGAGTGAGTTAGACTTGGCTGAGCTATAAGGTACTTACATACTGCAATTGTTTAAAACGTGTGAAAAATGGTGAGAGCTCTTGGAGAGGAGGCCCCATCCACTTGacaatgtatattttattcACTTCCTCTACTTGGAATTCTCAGCAGGAAACACTCAAGTACACTTCTGAGAAAAGCCTGAAAGACTTTCTCACTGGAGCCAGCCAGATTTAATTTGATCCAGCTGTATTACCAGTGAAAACTGGCTGAAGTGTTCAAAACTACTATTTCAAAGTATGTTGTAAAATCCTAGAATTGAAAGTACTTAAAACAGTACAGCTGAGCACCTTTGATTGCCAAGTTTGATAACGATACACATCTCGTATTGAATCTATACCTTGCAGTgcacaaaatgttcatcttgtTCTTTGGTAAAAGTTATCCAAAGACAAACATTTGGATACAGACTACAAGAACAACGCTGGCAGGGGTCTATCCCCTCAGGCCTATCTGTACAACCTTACTTTTAAAAAgagcaacaagaaaaaaattacctttTACCTGTAAAACTTATATAGCACAATGATCCACCCTCTCCTGTACTCCTGTGGAATAGCAAAGTTCCACTAAAGCAATAACCACAACAATATTCTCATTTCTGTGTTGTTTATCTGAACAGTTGTGACAAATGCTGGTAATGCCACTTCCTTCTTGGAAGCCATGGCAGGCATCTCTGTCCCAGTTGGCTCTTGTTTTGCCTTTCAGCTGATAAAAACAGGCTAAAGttgaaaacatgtttgttgttgatGACTAAGCCAACCTGGGGCACTGAGCACATGATCCTTTTCTGGAGAACCTGTATGGGGGTTTCAGTGATGCTTCTTATTGCATTACATACAATGTAAGGAGTCCACAGATACCccatacatgtttgttttgcgCACTGCCAGTGGCACATATTTCTGTGCTTTACAAGGCTAGCATGTTTGTTGTCACAGGAGAGGCTGCCCTGGACTGGGCCTCCTGACCTTCTCTAGTAATGACTGAGTGGTTGGAGATGCATCAGGCAATCTTGCCTCTTTGTGGCAACAGTAAGGAACTTGCACATTTCTGGCCTCTACATAATATGCTTTAAATTGATTGTTGGACTAATGGACAAAATTCTCTCCATTGAACATTTCCCTCATGCAAACCTGGGACGTTGGAAAAATCATTGTAGCTGCTAATAATAGTAATATGACTGAGTGCTGTGAAACATTTCCATAGCAACAAGGGCCAAATGCAAATACTGTATCTATTTAAAGGCCACGCGTTCCTAAAATATGACTGTCCTTGGCAATCAATTATTTTTAGAGTATCATGATATTTCCAAGGACTTGTTTAGTTACATAATCAAGAGTTTTTCCTGCACCAGATGGTGTATAGGGATTGGATTGGATGGGCCGattactcactctttgcagccaggggctgaattgcgaggagcttacaatgggcggggcttaatcgcaagggtctggagcgagctgtcatTCGGCACCaatcaggtgacctcaatacgacagtaattgccccaggtgcggccaaggtactgtggttttgaaccactcacactgcaccatcgcacgtgtggcgggttctttaacgtgcctggggtatgactctccccagacacgggacctccatttaatgtcctatccgagggacggccctagccgatactaggtactcattttcacctgagtaaagtgaggaaagtcgtgtaaagtgccgtTCCCAggcgcacaagatcggtgacacgcagctggattcgaacccgcaacctctcggtcatgggccgaacacaataccactgtgccacgTGGTCCCACTTTCCAGGGCACTTCCCATCTCTATTTCAATAGCCCTAGGGCCACACAACATTGTGCAATCAGTATTGTAGGGGGGTAGTCCACTgatagtgatgtgtgttcaacaTACTCTGTCTCAAAtgctaagtgctaagcagagaaagaggtatgtaccatttttgacGTTTAAATATATAACTTAGCAGGGGATCAAGCGccctacccactaggccattgcaccagttcCAAGGACTTGAGAAACCCATTAATGTCTTCCTTACAGCATAATTTGACAGGACTTCCCGAATACACAGTTATCTATGTCAAATACACTTAAGCTTTCCACCAAGAAATTGTAActtacattttgttttgatgCTATGGACAAGGCTTAATGTATCATGGTAATTTTAAGCTGATTAAAATTGGTTTGTATTTGGATATGTAAGGATAACTGGTATATCAAGTTTggagttgtttgttttgtttattaacCTGTGTAAACCGTGGTCATTGCACAATTTTATCACAAAATCAGGCACTTCTCACCTGTGGCATGCTTGCATTTGGAGGAGGCTGGTCAGGGCCTGTCTGGTTTGTTGCCGTAGCACTGTCCTGACCAATCACATGGCAGCCTGCCTGCACTGCTGGAGCCAGCCTGTACAAGGCGCTGGGCTGGCTGCTCCCAGAACTCGCCGGCTCTTGTTGTAGCCCAGGAGTTGTCCCAGGGGCTGCTGACAGCAGGAAGCGCAGGAAGAATTCTTGACTTGTGTCTTCCACGTTTTCCTCAGAGAAGGGAGCCACTTTCACACTTCTCAAGACTTAGCACAGGAAGTCAGTCTGTAAAAGAGAAGTGGTACCCAACTCAATTTTACCGCTTACTgcttaccggtcccttgacggggtgggggggggggtggtcgTGGGAGCACTTAGCAGCTGAGCACACCTTCCTCTATCTCACCCTGTTGTGGGCCAGAGCTTGGGTTTTGGCAAGGGTCATTCCTGTCCACTCAACTCAATTTGTCATATGATAAAGgtggcaaacaaaaggaaaTGAGAGTACTGGTAGTCCTTTAGGCAATAAATTTGAAATGCTGTCGAGCTGAAGTCAGCACAATGCCTGGCAAGGTTACCATGATCCCCAGCCAAAATAGCAACTTGTATGAACTTTTTATTGATTATGGTGTTACGTAACTGGGAGATTGTGAAAAGaagacatgtacacatgtaacttTATAATGTACAGGTCAGTGTGTAAAATGTGTCCTTCCCAAGACATTTGGACAGTATACATATTTTCTTGGGCTTTTCTTGGGTTTATTCGAATCAGCAGAGCATGGCAGCAAAGTAAGCAGTGCCACACAAATAATCACAGACAGCCATGCATATTGCTCTGTAGCAGACAGATGATCTGTAGCAGTGGAACTGGAAAACTTGGcccccaaaaatgaaaaaaaagacaccTTGTCTGCTAAGGAATAAGATTTTCTTAAAAAATATTAACAAAAGCTCCGCATTATGGCAATGAGTTGTTGGGTTagtgttttaattttttaaagaaacttCTGTCAAATTTCCAGATGCTAAGCATATACATGAAGTTGGAACAGTCattttatacactatatatcCAGCCTTTGGGACAATATAAACTATCAAAATAACAACAAGAAGACATCAATTAGATACATATGCCCAAACACCAGTAGAGACAAAGTACAGTATCATGTAAATCCATTGGGATTTAGCTTGGTCCTCAGGGAGACTACAAACAAGTGTGACCACACCCACCTCTTCAGAAGCAGTCAAtctaaggcccactttacattacgcttttcgcgttagcggtaaatttcccgttatcgggacgccgctatcggcacctctttagacacaccgcccggaaatctgacaggacacccgcggcgcgcggtggaatgtaaaatcttggtgaaagtctacccgtaaagatagcagttttttttagctgcacgttgttatattgaacaaacgttaattttttgtttgcataccgctaccaagtgattgaaaattcaaatacgtgacttgcatgagaaatacaagtccctgactacgttgttgtttcgctgacacttccggtaacttcgaccacaaaattttcgataaaaaagcacttaaaaaccctttcaaagcgaactgtttgatagaagatccctttctttcagtgatgacctgctaaattatggctacgtactgaaataaccgtgaaTATACGCACaattcctgcaggtataataactacctcgtacgtaaaaactcaagctgccagcagttcatgtggcgggaatttccccaccaatgtcatagcaacggccaccactgtcatagcaacggccaatcggagacgcgtaatgggattacttcatacaaaatttgcagagatagcggcttctggtttcggtacaacgtaacgatgtattgcaggagaaaatattcggaatcgaacttgtatatttttttaaaggtcttccacgaaaattgtgcaaaagtaggtcgtccaaaaatgtgagaatgagactatttttcgctgatatcccgcctgctttgaaggttgactgcagacccgattgacgtaagagcctgcgtaggtggccattacggaaaaggcaggccgtgaaaactattttttctgcgtagttcgggttgatttttgggttgacattcattctactagtatataaaaaagtaactatcgggagactgttttcttatcactgtattcttacccagcgttatgaacatgatcgctgctggcaattttcctccaatgttttgcaaatctgagtttctgtacccaccattttttcgcgccatatgctaataagcgcgcgctttatgctaaacgtctaaaccctgactcccgctaacgcgagcccgacgtgttcgctttatacgcagtttggcgttgacggggactcccgctgagcctactgccgtacgcttcggagtggacgggagaaaatttgacgatagcgggactacgttaacgggaactctctttacacggggctcccgctaacgcagtcccgctaacgccagtcccgctaacgcgaaaagcgtaatgtaaagtgggcctaaacAGCTCAGTATAAACAGTGGATTACCTGGGGAGATGCCTGACCACAGCCTGACCACAGGGATCTTCATAACAGGCAAACTGAGGATTTATTGGTTTTGAGAGAAACCATCTACTTTAATACTCTCTTGGATATGAGCTCACAAAATCTTCAGCAAAATAAACGAATAGAAATAAGAAAGTTAAAACAATCATCCTTCTATCACACACTGAGCTCAGAAGTGCTCCAACTTGAGTCCAAGGGAATTACTGACATGGTCTGTTAATTACGCCAGTTGAAACCTGCATAGAATCTTAATCTTCTACACAACCAAATACATTGCTTCCCTACGTAGACACATATTAGCTCATCATTTGATACATAGAACAACACAGGAGTAACATGGTAATACTCCTGCCCATTAAGCTCATCTCTACATACCAACTTCAGGCAGCAACCATCCTGTGGAATCATGGCATATGTTTTTCTGGCCCTGTTTTCCTGAGCGCACAGAATTTTACATCTCTTTCTTAATGGGGATGTAAGCGGCCTCACTCTTTGCCTCGTGATGTTTTGAAACCACTTACACAACCTTCCAGAGATCCTTCAATGCTGAGATGGCCTGTAACTGTCATAGATAGAGATTTCCATCCAATCACAGGGCAAGGAGGAATTTTCCGATCTCTGTGAATAATAGCAGCAGGTGCACTCCTAgagaatgtttttctttccatcGCAAATTGGCCAAATGAAGTAACTGTAAAGTGACAAAAAAAACCTATCACTGAAAGCTTAGACCATACACATCAAAAGTCGTTTTTCAAAGACAAAATCAGATTGCAGCAAATGTACAGGAAACATTTTGTCTTGGCAGCCAAATGAAATATCATACTTATTACTTAGCTAAGTTGGCCTTATTGGAACCTGTACAAGAGAACAAAAGCTCTCCTCAGTATCCAGTACTGTAATGCAGAATGACTCATGATCATATGTTACAATCTAATTTCTCATTATCTAAACATATCAGTTTGACATGAAACTGCTCATAATACTGTGAATCACCATGCAAAAATTGGTCCAAACTCAATTTTCTTGTTCTGAATCATTTACCCCACAGGATCATGTACATGATGAAAATACAGCTGTCTTCCCAGACCTGTCATGTAATGGATGCAACACTCACTTCTAACTAGGACAGTCTCCAGGACGGAAGCTGTCTAAAATATGGTACATTCTCCACCTGAAATCAATTAAAATGACAGATAAACTAACAACTTGGGTTCTCAAATgatgagtgggacggaaaaaaaatgatcatgcaaataaggtcatcATTTCCATAATTTATGTTAGGTCACCAGCTTCTCTACCCTAATAACACAAGTTGTTAAAAGTATAAAAGTTATCTGATAAAAAAAGGGCACTgtagggccacaccaatttaatttcttggttcacggattcgctcgctcctatttgttgggaaaaaaaaataaaaataaaaattactactcagcaaattttcaccattaatgaaaccattcaccaactttctggtgtagcaaacataaaaactgacactacttttgtaattctcaacgaacaggtgctgttactgtacagtaatagtgtttttgtacttttttcaagctgaaaacttttttctttatgtttgggattagcccttacctttacccgaaccattttacaatttttatttttatttcgccctctcactccttattttttatgaaaaaatccgtgagccaagaaattaaattggcgtggcctagcatttcctcataaattgtgcaaattatgCCATGacttgcataatttgtgtaacATTCAACTTTACTTAACTTCCTGATGCTGCAAGTATGAACTGCTCATCATTTACCAAAATTGAACTACAAAGTATTTTACTCCTTAATTATACAAATAGTAAACCAATTCTCTGAGCTCcagatacaaaattaaatccccctgaacttaaatgcagttaTAAGCCAGCATGAATAATGCTTTTGCCCTGCTATGTGCGATGATGACAAGGTTGGTGACCTCATGTCCTTCAGGTGTAGCCCTGACCTAGATGTAACTCAGTAACTAGGCTGTGAATGACACTTGGTCCCCAGCTGCAACATGTTGGTGATCTCACAGTCATACAGACAAGATACAGAAGATACC
The sequence above is drawn from the Branchiostoma floridae strain S238N-H82 chromosome 4, Bfl_VNyyK, whole genome shotgun sequence genome and encodes:
- the LOC118413091 gene encoding CREB3 regulatory factor-like isoform X1 gives rise to the protein MPQPSISSMEASYADPFSECGMSFSPVDQTLHPELYASSPPCAMYDTEEQPCWVMSLKDKLDYSNGKNWGSDDLTSATSTTLDSDLLSSFKCEKSDGLWGSHESDFFGIDDTSSPYQDKIDISHTPTLAELNSEDSQSIFESLIHPDLQEFLGQTSVKREKKPSPMTTGPSRPSSLQTTPAAKQSTTRVANNTDQDFAGTFQVQFHASAPGVSPAPTSHTISRPQTLPSDADMQPCMPDQTNCSQLQQLLIKRSLTCVAPRIQAVVDPNKVMPAAAIATTSSTVEVERKWEEVKNFLEGPETTPQSKPELQSVKTEEHNYSMFAGESGTAGDVYEPKEEDMDSDHDEGFDSDQGSEEDEDGDDNSGDSMSEPGTPTLDGCSPGGTSRKRQRFFWEYGEHHQPVPRTIKEKIKDESKVIDPDTPANLHLQEKSEVFNPALSKGASKKIRRGDTEDLTPNPRKLILIGEELRKLNKTINELTPVSELPLSVRPKSRKEKNKLASRACRLKKKAQHEANKIKLQGLESEYGKLCTALKAIKREIAQTVGSKELQDGELGFRVDKILKAVMGKNPMVAGHTGEFVNRVLDSAQVGNRRNLLVNLGDSCL
- the LOC118413091 gene encoding CREB3 regulatory factor-like isoform X2, which gives rise to MEASYADPFSECGMSFSPVDQTLHPELYASSPPCAMYDTEEQPCWVMSLKDKLDYSNGKNWGSDDLTSATSTTLDSDLLSSFKCEKSDGLWGSHESDFFGIDDTSSPYQDKIDISHTPTLAELNSEDSQSIFESLIHPDLQEFLGQTSVKREKKPSPMTTGPSRPSSLQTTPAAKQSTTRVANNTDQDFAGTFQVQFHASAPGVSPAPTSHTISRPQTLPSDADMQPCMPDQTNCSQLQQLLIKRSLTCVAPRIQAVVDPNKVMPAAAIATTSSTVEVERKWEEVKNFLEGPETTPQSKPELQSVKTEEHNYSMFAGESGTAGDVYEPKEEDMDSDHDEGFDSDQGSEEDEDGDDNSGDSMSEPGTPTLDGCSPGGTSRKRQRFFWEYGEHHQPVPRTIKEKIKDESKVIDPDTPANLHLQEKSEVFNPALSKGASKKIRRGDTEDLTPNPRKLILIGEELRKLNKTINELTPVSELPLSVRPKSRKEKNKLASRACRLKKKAQHEANKIKLQGLESEYGKLCTALKAIKREIAQTVGSKELQDGELGFRVDKILKAVMGKNPMVAGHTGEFVNRVLDSAQVGNRRNLLVNLGDSCL